From Candidatus Xianfuyuplasma coldseepsis:
GTTTACTAAGTAAAAATGCGTTGAATGATACCATCTTTGAACAAGAGGTAGATTTTTACAAAAAGCAACTACGGATTGCCCTACGAAATTGTGGGTTTATCGATCCTCACGATATCAAGCAATATATTTCGGCCCGTGGATATGAAGCTTTGGCACACTGTCTTACAGAGTTACAACCTAAGGAAATTGTCGAGATCATCAAAGAGTCACAACTTCGTGGACGTGGTGGTGGCGGATTTCCCACCGGGTTAAAATGGGAACTCACTGCACGAGAAAACAGTGAAGAAAAATACATCATTTGTAATGCTGACGAAGGGGATCCTGGGGCATTTATGGATCGCAGTATTTTAGAGGGTGATCCTCATAGTATTATTGAAGCGATGGCTATCGCAGGGTATGCAATTGGTTCCAATACTGGAATCGTATACATACGAGCAGAGTACCCCCTAGCGATTAACCGTCTTGAAGTAGCAATTGAACAAGCGCGAGAATACGGATTCTTAGGAGACCATATTTTTGATAGCAATTTTAGTTTCGATATTGAATTACGACTAGGTGCTGGAGCATTCGTATGCGGTGAAGAAACGGCACTGATTAACTCGCTAGAAGGTGGTCGCGGAGAACCAACGAAAAAACCACCATTCCCAAGTGTGTCTGGGTTCCGTAAGAAACCCACCTCAGTAAACAATGTGGAAACATTTGCGAATATTCCACCCATTATTTTAAATGGTGCAGAGTGGTTTGCCTCTATTGGTACCGAAAAGTCCAAAGGAACCAAAGTCTTTGCCTTGGCCGGTAAAGTCAATAATGTTGGTTTAGTAGAAGTTCCAATGGGAACGACACTACGTGAAATCATCTATGATATCGGTGGTGGTATTGTTAATAACAAAGAATTCAAAGCTCTTCAAACCGGTGGTCCTTCAGGTGGTGTCATCACCGCTAAAGATTTGGACACACCGATTGATTATGAATCCTTAAAAGCCATTGGAAGTATGATGGGTTCTGGAGGAATGATTGTTCTTGATGAAGAGGATGATATGGTGCAACTCGCCAAATTCTATCTTGATTTTACTCAAGACGAATCATGCGGTAAATGTACGCCTTGTCGAATTGGAACCAAACGGATGTATGAAATATTGGATCGTCTTACCAAGATGGAAGGTTCTCCTGAGGATCTGGATATTTTGGAAGACTTAGCTCAAAATATAAAATACTCATCGTTATGTGGATTGGGCCAAACCGCTCCGAATCCAGTATTATCAACAATGGAATACTTCCGTAAGGAGTATGATAGCTATGCCTATCGTACCAAAAAAGTATTCTATAGTATCGATGAAGAAAAATGTATCGGTTGTACCAAATGCGTTCGCGTATGCCCTGTCGCTTGTATTAGTGGTTCGGTAAAACAACCGCATAGTATTGATGAAGATGTATGCATTGCTTGCGGTGCATGTTATGACGCATGTCGCTTTGACGCGATTATCAGACCATAAGGAGGAAGCCAATGATAAATGTAACAGTAAATGGTATTGCTGTACGCGTACCTGAAGATGCAACGGTAATTGATGCCGCTGAAAAAGTTGGTATCCATATTCCAACCTTATGTCACCTTGATTTACATGAGTTTGGTGTTGTCAATAAAGTGGCTAGTTGTCGTGTTTGTGTGGTTGAAGTCGAGGGTCGAGGTAACCTTGTTCCCTCATGTGCGGAAACTGTATATGAAGGAATGAATATTATCACCGATAGTGTCAAAGCTTTAAATGCACGTCGGATAAACCTGGAACTATTACTGTCAAATCATCCATTCGAATGTTTAACCTGTCGCAAAAATCTTCAATGTGAACTACAAACACTCGCAAAAGAATTGAATATCCGTGGCGTATCCGTTCAAGGAGAACGAATGGAATACCCTCTGGATATGACATCTGGGGCGAT
This genomic window contains:
- a CDS encoding NADH-quinone oxidoreductase subunit NuoF, which produces MLVCGGKDCPTGNLVVSSLKDKIEKLELYQQVHIITTGCVRPIEQGTIIKIQPDNVLYENVTVQDVDEIVKEHIQKGRVVNRLLSKNALNDTIFEQEVDFYKKQLRIALRNCGFIDPHDIKQYISARGYEALAHCLTELQPKEIVEIIKESQLRGRGGGGFPTGLKWELTARENSEEKYIICNADEGDPGAFMDRSILEGDPHSIIEAMAIAGYAIGSNTGIVYIRAEYPLAINRLEVAIEQAREYGFLGDHIFDSNFSFDIELRLGAGAFVCGEETALINSLEGGRGEPTKKPPFPSVSGFRKKPTSVNNVETFANIPPIILNGAEWFASIGTEKSKGTKVFALAGKVNNVGLVEVPMGTTLREIIYDIGGGIVNNKEFKALQTGGPSGGVITAKDLDTPIDYESLKAIGSMMGSGGMIVLDEEDDMVQLAKFYLDFTQDESCGKCTPCRIGTKRMYEILDRLTKMEGSPEDLDILEDLAQNIKYSSLCGLGQTAPNPVLSTMEYFRKEYDSYAYRTKKVFYSIDEEKCIGCTKCVRVCPVACISGSVKQPHSIDEDVCIACGACYDACRFDAIIRP